A window of the Deltaproteobacteria bacterium genome harbors these coding sequences:
- a CDS encoding Hsp70 family protein, with amino-acid sequence MGRTIGIDLGTSNSCVATWRDSGPEILLDSKGYNTTPSYVAINSRGKLIVGHLAKSQVITNPFQTVYAAKRLIGRRFTDESVKIAQQFISYSLKEGPHGDVQIQLADRVYSPIEISALILKKLKKVAEQQVKEKVTDAVITVPAYFNDTQRKATKDAGEIAGLNVLRLINEPTAAALAYGYKEDVDKNIAIFDLGGGTFDVTVLSISKGVYEVLATGGDSYLGGEDFDNRLVEYLIKDFRKKSGIDLSNDKMAHQRLKDAAESAKRELSAKESATVSLPFIAPTSESSPHLEVTIQRQMFESLTRDLIDRCVHICDQVVQESGLKVTDLADILLVGGQTRMPRVRQLIKDFFKLEPSKRVHPDEAVALGASIQAHILSTGGTIQVQVPEQAAIPTVRVEPPAPVPEPAEEAPTLELQDAVSAESAPEEVPLELTETATGASTDEPPAVEEDPFAHLDALPLTAKAPAPRPAAPPPAPAPPRRPTGEANVKPFKRVLIDVTPMSLGIATFGDTAFVIIPKNTTVPTKKSKVFTTVKDNQENVRIICTQGESKTSSENTFLGEVVLDMPLPNRRGVPQIEVTFYLNTDGILSVSALDKKTNQKKEIRIEAESTLSADEVKSLASKYEHMDFSGDSEEIAAI; translated from the coding sequence ATGGGAAGAACGATCGGTATCGACCTTGGTACCAGCAACTCCTGCGTTGCCACCTGGCGGGATTCCGGACCGGAAATCCTGCTCGACTCAAAAGGCTACAACACGACGCCCTCTTACGTCGCCATCAATTCGCGCGGAAAGCTGATTGTCGGCCATCTGGCGAAAAGCCAGGTGATCACCAATCCGTTCCAGACGGTCTACGCCGCCAAGCGGCTCATCGGCCGCCGGTTTACCGACGAGTCGGTCAAGATCGCCCAGCAGTTCATCTCCTATTCGCTCAAGGAAGGCCCGCATGGCGACGTGCAGATACAGCTCGCCGACCGTGTCTACTCGCCGATCGAGATATCCGCGCTGATCCTGAAAAAGCTGAAAAAGGTCGCCGAGCAGCAGGTCAAGGAAAAGGTGACCGATGCGGTCATTACCGTTCCGGCCTACTTCAACGACACACAGCGCAAGGCGACCAAGGATGCGGGCGAGATCGCGGGCCTGAACGTGCTGCGGCTCATCAACGAGCCGACGGCCGCCGCCCTGGCCTATGGCTACAAGGAAGACGTTGACAAGAACATCGCCATCTTCGATCTCGGCGGCGGCACCTTCGACGTGACCGTGCTGTCAATCTCCAAGGGTGTCTACGAGGTGCTTGCCACCGGCGGGGATTCGTACCTGGGCGGCGAGGATTTCGACAACCGGCTCGTGGAATACCTGATCAAGGATTTCCGCAAGAAGTCCGGCATCGACCTGTCGAACGACAAGATGGCGCACCAGCGCCTGAAGGATGCGGCCGAGTCCGCCAAGCGCGAGCTGTCCGCAAAGGAGTCGGCCACCGTCTCCCTGCCCTTCATCGCGCCCACATCCGAAAGTTCGCCCCATCTGGAAGTGACCATCCAGCGCCAGATGTTCGAGAGCCTGACCCGCGACCTGATCGACCGCTGCGTCCATATCTGCGACCAGGTGGTGCAGGAGTCGGGACTGAAGGTGACGGACCTGGCCGACATCCTTCTGGTCGGCGGCCAGACCCGGATGCCCCGCGTCCGGCAGCTCATCAAGGATTTCTTCAAGCTGGAACCCTCCAAGCGGGTGCACCCGGACGAGGCCGTGGCGCTGGGCGCCTCCATCCAGGCGCATATCCTCTCCACCGGCGGCACGATACAGGTGCAGGTTCCCGAGCAGGCGGCGATTCCAACGGTACGGGTGGAGCCGCCCGCTCCCGTACCTGAGCCGGCAGAGGAAGCCCCCACACTCGAACTCCAGGATGCGGTTTCTGCGGAGAGCGCTCCGGAAGAAGTCCCCCTGGAGCTTACCGAAACGGCGACCGGCGCCTCCACCGATGAACCTCCCGCCGTGGAAGAAGACCCTTTCGCCCACCTGGACGCACTGCCGCTGACAGCGAAAGCCCCGGCCCCCAGGCCGGCGGCCCCGCCACCTGCACCGGCACCGCCCCGCCGGCCCACCGGCGAGGCCAACGTGAAGCCGTTCAAGCGGGTGCTGATCGACGTGACGCCCATGTCCCTCGGCATTGCCACGTTCGGCGACACCGCATTCGTCATCATTCCGAAGAACACGACGGTTCCCACGAAGAAATCGAAGGTGTTCACCACGGTCAAGGACAACCAGGAAAACGTGCGGATCATCTGCACGCAGGGTGAATCGAAAACCTCATCCGAAAACACCTTCCTGGGCGAGGTCGTGCTCGACATGCCGCTGCCCAACCGCCGCGGGGTGCCGCAGATCGAGGTGACGTTCTATCTCAACACCGACGGCATCCTCTCCGTGTCGGCCCTCGACAAGAAGACGAACCAGAAGAAGGAAATCCGCATCGAGGCCGAGTCGACCCTGAGCGCCGACGAGGTGAAGTCCCTTGCTTCCAAATACGAGCACATGGACTTCTCCGGCGATTCCGAGGAGATTGCGGCGATCTAG
- a CDS encoding response regulator gives MTRTIVHIDDDPSILDLVASSLTEPGSTEVVSVRDPDKAVETIGKLRPDLILCDINLPERDGFSLVEELRRWPVSINAPVIFVSGVSDEAQVERAFGLGAADFVRKPFRPSELKARVMARLGAHTATRATGSGMSPDVRGSLAMMSVGDLFNAVELGRKSGVLKLACSDISGEIRFRGGRIVAAQCSDGTAGEMAAYRLCIQTDGAFEMQFMPEAQIEGKIDLSPQFVLMEAFRLQDEGALSKPTAPSPAAPAHGSEIQSLLDVFDRAIAHSRKTAHSSVVRNYLEESRRILPRQWRESCQAGSRDGTLEGEPVIMLQPGTQGAESLLKAWISEFIKRGQYSEPKTFSRSSILDAGVTDAGLLDAIGIRN, from the coding sequence GTGACGCGAACCATCGTACATATTGACGACGACCCGTCCATCCTAGACCTCGTGGCCAGTTCACTGACCGAGCCCGGTTCGACGGAAGTGGTTTCCGTGCGCGATCCCGACAAGGCAGTTGAAACGATCGGCAAGCTCCGGCCGGACCTGATCCTGTGCGACATCAACCTGCCGGAGCGGGACGGCTTCTCGCTGGTGGAAGAGCTGCGCCGCTGGCCGGTTTCCATCAACGCGCCGGTGATTTTCGTCTCTGGCGTCTCCGACGAGGCACAGGTGGAGCGCGCCTTCGGCCTCGGCGCGGCGGATTTCGTCCGCAAGCCGTTCCGACCCTCCGAACTGAAAGCCCGGGTCATGGCCCGGCTGGGAGCGCATACCGCCACCCGGGCCACGGGCAGCGGCATGAGCCCCGACGTGCGCGGATCGCTGGCCATGATGAGCGTCGGCGACCTGTTCAATGCCGTCGAACTGGGGCGCAAGAGCGGCGTGCTGAAGCTGGCGTGCAGCGATATTTCGGGCGAGATCCGGTTCCGGGGCGGGCGGATCGTGGCCGCCCAGTGCAGCGACGGCACCGCCGGAGAAATGGCTGCCTACCGGCTCTGTATCCAGACGGACGGAGCGTTCGAGATGCAGTTCATGCCGGAGGCGCAGATCGAGGGGAAAATCGATCTCTCTCCCCAGTTCGTCCTCATGGAGGCATTCCGCCTCCAGGACGAAGGCGCCCTCTCGAAGCCCACGGCTCCGTCGCCGGCGGCACCTGCCCATGGCTCCGAAATACAGTCCCTGCTCGATGTCTTTGACCGCGCCATCGCCCATTCCCGCAAGACCGCGCATTCCTCGGTCGTGCGGAACTATCTGGAAGAGTCCCGCCGGATCCTCCCGCGCCAGTGGCGCGAAAGCTGCCAGGCCGGTTCCCGCGACGGAACTCTGGAGGGCGAACCAGTCATCATGCTGCAGCCGGGCACCCAGGGAGCAGAGAGCCTGCTCAAGGCATGGATCTCGGAGTTCATCAAGCGCGGGCAGTATTCCGAGCCCAAGACGTTTTCCCGCAGTTCCATCCTTGATGCCGGCGTGACGGACGCCGGCCTGCTGGACGCCATCGGCATCCGGAACTAG
- a CDS encoding SDR family NAD(P)-dependent oxidoreductase, whose protein sequence is MGKTVLVTGASGFIGSHLAEALLGDGHEVRTIVRRPETLERHGFARHPGFRAFQGDLLEPRSITEACRGVQQVYHLAGIISTRTGDRKKLFDINVKGSVNLMNALKETRPEKIVYLASIFALAKGERHRPATEESFYNLEDVHVDYFESKRAAQLEMEKFEMDGMPVVYVYPGFCYGPGDIYVSSSVFILSFLRGELPVLFDGGQNILDVRDCARGLIQGMEKGVVGRKYLIGDHNLTFKELAAALATVTGKKAPSVALPRPLVMGLGFVAEKLAPRFPLNRQSAEAACHYWFYDTSRARRELGYSGRPLEETLRDAVAWFRENGYDQRGFKPPVH, encoded by the coding sequence ATGGGGAAGACGGTACTCGTCACAGGGGCGAGCGGATTCATCGGCAGCCATCTTGCCGAGGCCCTGCTCGGCGACGGCCACGAAGTCCGGACGATCGTCAGGCGGCCGGAAACGCTGGAGCGGCACGGCTTTGCGAGACACCCCGGTTTCCGCGCCTTCCAGGGCGACCTGCTGGAACCACGGTCCATTACAGAAGCCTGCAGGGGGGTGCAGCAGGTCTACCATCTCGCGGGGATCATCTCGACACGGACAGGCGACCGCAAGAAACTGTTCGACATCAACGTCAAGGGCTCGGTCAACCTCATGAACGCCCTCAAGGAGACGCGGCCGGAAAAGATCGTCTACCTCGCCTCGATCTTCGCGCTCGCCAAGGGCGAACGCCACCGCCCCGCCACCGAGGAGAGTTTCTACAACCTGGAAGATGTCCATGTGGACTACTTCGAGAGCAAGCGGGCAGCCCAGCTCGAAATGGAAAAGTTCGAGATGGACGGCATGCCGGTGGTCTATGTGTATCCCGGCTTCTGCTACGGGCCGGGGGATATCTACGTTTCCAGTTCGGTCTTTATCCTGAGTTTTCTCAGGGGCGAACTGCCGGTCCTGTTCGACGGCGGGCAGAACATTCTCGACGTCCGCGACTGCGCCCGGGGGCTGATACAGGGGATGGAAAAGGGAGTGGTCGGACGCAAATACCTGATCGGCGACCACAACCTGACGTTCAAGGAACTGGCCGCCGCACTGGCGACCGTTACCGGGAAAAAGGCCCCGTCGGTCGCGCTGCCCCGCCCGCTGGTGATGGGGCTCGGTTTCGTCGCCGAAAAGCTGGCGCCCAGGTTCCCCCTGAACCGCCAGTCCGCCGAGGCGGCCTGCCACTACTGGTTCTACGATACCTCCCGGGCCCGGCGGGAACTGGGCTATTCCGGCCGTCCGCTGGAGGAGACGCTCCGCGACGCGGTCGCCTGGTTCCGGGAAAACGGCTACGACCAGCGCGGCTTCAAGCCGCCGGTCCACTGA
- the hpnH gene encoding adenosyl-hopene transferase HpnH, with protein MRTPLKMQASLTAHLLKHKFFLRSKYTPLVLMLEPLHACNLTCEGCGRIIEYKDTITDQLPLEECLASADECGAPVVSICGGEPTLYRHINELINGLVEKDKYIYLCTNAMFLDKVYKGVPPSQNLFINVHLDGLRETHDTIVQRKGVFDIAVAQIKKAKKLGYQVTTNTTVYKQTSWKELDELFTYLTDLGIDGIIVAPGYSYEALGSSDDQHIFHSRAEVHAKFQELLPKLGRYRMFSTPQYIDFLAGERDYDCAPYANLTRNPRGWKGPCYAITNGHYSSYRELMESTDWEYYSKRKDPRCANCFMHSGFEGSVVLNMTGKDMIDMAKWQMSKTG; from the coding sequence ATGCGTACACCTCTCAAGATGCAGGCCTCGCTTACGGCCCACCTCCTCAAGCACAAGTTTTTCCTGAGAAGCAAATACACCCCGCTGGTGCTCATGCTGGAACCGCTCCACGCATGCAATCTCACCTGCGAGGGTTGCGGCCGGATCATCGAATACAAGGACACGATCACCGACCAGCTTCCGCTGGAGGAGTGCCTCGCCTCGGCCGACGAGTGCGGCGCTCCGGTGGTGTCGATCTGTGGCGGCGAGCCGACGCTCTACCGCCACATCAACGAACTGATCAACGGTCTCGTCGAGAAGGACAAGTACATCTACCTCTGCACCAACGCCATGTTTCTGGACAAGGTCTACAAGGGCGTGCCGCCGTCGCAGAACCTGTTCATCAACGTCCATCTGGACGGGCTGCGCGAGACCCACGACACCATCGTCCAGCGCAAGGGCGTTTTCGATATCGCCGTCGCGCAGATCAAGAAGGCCAAGAAGCTGGGCTACCAGGTCACGACGAACACCACTGTCTACAAGCAGACGTCGTGGAAGGAACTGGATGAACTCTTCACCTATCTCACCGATCTCGGCATTGACGGCATTATCGTCGCGCCCGGGTACAGCTACGAGGCGCTGGGCTCCAGCGACGACCAGCACATCTTCCACTCCCGTGCGGAAGTCCACGCGAAGTTCCAGGAACTTCTGCCCAAGCTGGGCCGCTACCGGATGTTCTCGACGCCGCAATACATCGACTTCCTCGCCGGCGAGCGCGACTACGACTGTGCCCCGTATGCCAACCTGACGCGCAATCCGCGCGGCTGGAAGGGCCCGTGCTACGCCATCACCAACGGCCACTATTCGAGCTATCGTGAACTGATGGAATCGACCGACTGGGAATACTACAGCAAGCGCAAGGATCCGCGCTGCGCCAACTGCTTCATGCACTCGGGCTTCGAGGGGTCAGTGGTCCTCAACATGACCGGTAAGGACATGATCGACATGGCCAAATGGCAGATGTCGAAGACCGGCTGA
- a CDS encoding carbon starvation protein A, producing the protein MSLELLAAAVILLLAAGYVLYGRFVAGQYNLDPAAETPAVQKNDGVDFVPTRPFYLLGQHFSAIAAAGPIVGPIAACLVFGWGPCLIWIVLGVILIGAVHDFSALVASVRHGAHSVAEITRANISHRAWLVLVAFIWIALVYVIVAFTDVTAETFLGQAEELEGNFAFNKGGAVAAASTMYLLLALLMGWIQKRWNPSMTLMTLVFVPATLGVVWLGTKVSNVLVFDIGAWRLAILAYCFAASLLPLWLLQQSRGYLGGFVLYLALGAGIAGIFFGGFDIRQPAFKSPAGSGFQELLFPFLFVTIACGACSGFHGLVCGGTTSKQIARETDCKPVGFGAMLLEGFVAVIALATIMIVAPSDIAGRGPGKLYGDGIASFLTVFLGKEAFLFAATFGAMAFSTFVFDTLDVATRLGRYLLQELTGSTSRRSALLATAATAGAPLAVLFSGGQGAWRKFWVLFGTSNQLLACFTLMVVTVWLYRTGRRYWFTLLPMLFVLAVTVSALVIQAGAGVSHVRKDGFEFEPAVLNGIVAAGMLALAAMFIYESVRAVIRARNQPMKPPPGASYRLQQVG; encoded by the coding sequence ATGTCGCTGGAGCTTCTGGCCGCCGCCGTTATCCTGCTCCTGGCGGCCGGTTACGTCCTGTACGGCCGGTTCGTGGCCGGGCAGTACAACCTCGATCCCGCTGCCGAAACCCCCGCCGTCCAGAAGAACGATGGAGTCGATTTCGTTCCCACCCGGCCGTTTTACCTGCTCGGGCAGCACTTTTCGGCCATCGCCGCGGCGGGCCCCATCGTGGGGCCCATCGCCGCCTGCCTTGTCTTCGGCTGGGGACCGTGTCTCATCTGGATCGTCCTGGGCGTCATCCTGATCGGCGCGGTCCATGACTTTTCGGCGCTGGTGGCCTCTGTCCGGCATGGGGCCCATTCGGTCGCCGAGATTACCCGCGCCAACATCAGCCACCGGGCCTGGCTGGTGCTGGTCGCGTTCATCTGGATCGCGCTCGTCTACGTAATCGTCGCCTTCACGGACGTGACCGCCGAGACGTTCCTCGGCCAGGCCGAGGAACTCGAAGGGAACTTCGCCTTCAACAAGGGCGGGGCGGTGGCCGCCGCCAGCACGATGTACCTGCTGCTTGCCCTGCTCATGGGATGGATCCAGAAGCGCTGGAACCCTTCCATGACGCTGATGACGCTGGTGTTCGTTCCGGCGACGCTCGGCGTCGTGTGGCTCGGGACGAAGGTCAGCAACGTGCTCGTCTTCGATATCGGCGCCTGGCGCCTGGCGATACTGGCCTACTGCTTTGCCGCATCACTCCTGCCCCTGTGGCTGCTGCAGCAGTCGCGGGGGTACCTGGGCGGATTTGTCCTGTACCTGGCGCTGGGGGCAGGCATCGCGGGCATTTTCTTCGGCGGCTTCGATATCCGGCAGCCGGCGTTCAAATCCCCCGCCGGTTCCGGCTTCCAGGAACTCCTGTTCCCCTTCCTGTTCGTGACGATAGCCTGCGGGGCCTGTTCGGGATTTCACGGACTGGTGTGCGGCGGAACCACCTCCAAGCAGATCGCCCGGGAGACCGACTGCAAGCCCGTGGGTTTCGGCGCAATGCTTCTGGAGGGGTTCGTCGCCGTTATTGCGCTGGCGACGATCATGATCGTCGCCCCTTCCGATATCGCCGGGCGCGGTCCCGGCAAGCTCTACGGCGACGGCATCGCATCGTTCCTGACGGTCTTTCTCGGCAAGGAGGCTTTCCTCTTTGCCGCCACTTTCGGCGCGATGGCCTTTTCCACGTTCGTGTTTGACACGCTGGACGTGGCCACCCGCCTTGGCCGGTACCTGCTCCAGGAGCTCACCGGTTCCACCAGCCGCCGTTCGGCGCTGCTCGCCACCGCTGCCACGGCAGGTGCGCCGCTCGCCGTGCTCTTTTCTGGCGGGCAGGGTGCCTGGCGCAAGTTCTGGGTCCTGTTCGGCACGTCGAACCAGCTTCTGGCCTGCTTTACCCTGATGGTCGTGACGGTCTGGCTCTACCGGACAGGCCGCCGCTACTGGTTCACCCTGCTTCCCATGCTGTTCGTGCTGGCCGTCACCGTGTCGGCACTGGTGATCCAGGCGGGTGCGGGCGTCAGCCATGTCCGCAAGGACGGCTTCGAGTTCGAACCGGCGGTCCTGAACGGCATCGTTGCCGCCGGGATGCTGGCGCTGGCGGCCATGTTCATCTACGAGTCGGTCCGTGCCGTCATCCGTGCGCGGAACCAGCCGATGAAGCCCCCGCCAGGTGCGTCCTACCGGCTTCAGCAAGTTGGCTAG
- the secA gene encoding preprotein translocase subunit SecA, which translates to MDIGNFLKKIFGSRNDRYLRSLRPLVARINELEPQIRDKPDDWFRPRVDGFREEVSRGRPLDDILPEMFAMTREAGRRRLGMRHFDVQLIGGIALHHGKIAEMKTGEGKTLVATLAASLNAVAGKGVHVVTVNDYLARRDRAWMDAIYSMLGLSTGVIVHGLTDEERQREYAADITYGQNNEFGFDYLRDHMKFRKQDLVQRGHSFAIVDEVDSILIDEARTPLIISGQAEASSDKYTRIDATIGKLVKEEERRGSSEMKEALARRRQEALERLKQARAEAAGEDYEPPPLPEGVHEQKGLVRGRYFNLDEKGRNSSLADEGVEFVERDLGVSNLFDLQHVEWVHHVNQSLKAHLLFNRDVDYVVNEGEIIIVDEFTGRLMPGRRWSDGLHQAIEAKEGAKIENENQTLATITFQNYFRLYGKLSGMTGTAETEAGEFLDIYKLEVIQIPTNLPMVRDDRADLVFKDGAQKLTAVVDEILEMNKQGRPVLVGTTSIEKSEQLAGILRKRGIAHEVLNAKQHAREADIVAQAGRLGAITISTNMAGRGTDIVLGGNPEALARSRMPAGAPDEGPEWEAVLAEARRECEEQKKKVKELGGLHIVGTERHESRRIDNQLRGRAGRQGDPGSSQFFLSLDDDLLRIFGGERIRGWMERLGMEDGEAIQHPWLSKSIANAQQKVEARNYDIRKHLLKYDDALNRQRLVIYSQRREILQSDNVNERFREMVQETIEELAAAHCPENSYAQDWDFDAINQAMKDIFEMSTPFTHEQVGDLSVDEFIEQLQATVAAHYAAQEAEIGPERMRAVERHFWLITLDSLWKEQLINMDHLKEGVGLRGYGQQDPVMVYKQEAFNMFSALLAGIQSETVTNVFRWAAQQVELVRKAKELSVPAAEMQQRMAQGAAPEDLEKDLDARAAQVRRLQFVHQSAPTSGAGGESGRPAARKAAIRQVRQQRIEQAGGSVVPQKREAPKIGRNDPCWCGSGKKYKNCHWDEDRRRGLDKSA; encoded by the coding sequence ATGGATATCGGCAATTTCCTCAAGAAGATTTTCGGCTCCCGCAACGACCGCTACCTGCGGAGCCTGAGACCGCTGGTGGCCAGGATCAACGAGCTGGAGCCCCAGATCCGGGACAAGCCGGATGACTGGTTCCGTCCCCGCGTGGACGGTTTCCGCGAGGAAGTGTCCAGGGGGCGCCCGCTGGATGACATCCTGCCGGAAATGTTCGCCATGACCCGGGAGGCCGGGCGGCGGCGCCTGGGCATGCGTCACTTCGATGTCCAGCTGATCGGCGGCATCGCGCTGCACCATGGCAAGATTGCCGAGATGAAGACCGGCGAGGGCAAGACTCTCGTGGCGACACTGGCTGCTTCGCTGAACGCGGTGGCCGGAAAGGGAGTCCATGTCGTAACGGTGAACGACTACCTCGCCCGGCGCGACCGGGCGTGGATGGATGCGATCTACAGCATGCTCGGCCTCTCCACCGGCGTGATCGTTCACGGCCTGACCGACGAGGAACGGCAGCGGGAATATGCCGCCGACATCACCTACGGCCAGAACAACGAGTTCGGCTTCGACTACCTGCGCGACCACATGAAGTTCAGGAAGCAGGATCTCGTACAGCGCGGGCACAGCTTCGCCATTGTGGACGAAGTGGACTCGATCCTGATCGACGAGGCCCGCACGCCGCTCATCATCTCGGGGCAGGCGGAAGCGTCGTCCGACAAGTATACGCGGATCGACGCGACCATCGGCAAGCTCGTCAAGGAAGAGGAACGGCGCGGAAGCTCCGAAATGAAGGAAGCCCTCGCCCGGCGCCGGCAGGAGGCGCTGGAGCGCCTGAAGCAGGCGCGCGCCGAGGCGGCAGGCGAGGATTACGAGCCGCCGCCGCTTCCCGAAGGCGTGCATGAACAGAAAGGGCTTGTCCGGGGCCGCTATTTCAACCTGGACGAAAAGGGCCGCAATTCGTCGCTCGCCGACGAGGGTGTCGAGTTCGTCGAGCGGGATCTGGGCGTCTCCAACCTGTTCGACCTCCAGCACGTCGAGTGGGTTCACCATGTGAACCAGTCGCTGAAGGCGCATCTCCTGTTTAACCGTGACGTGGACTACGTGGTGAACGAGGGCGAGATCATCATCGTGGACGAGTTCACGGGTCGCCTGATGCCGGGCCGCCGGTGGTCGGACGGCCTGCACCAGGCCATCGAGGCCAAGGAAGGCGCCAAGATCGAGAACGAGAACCAGACCCTCGCCACGATCACGTTCCAGAACTACTTCCGCCTCTATGGCAAGCTGTCGGGCATGACCGGTACCGCCGAAACCGAGGCGGGAGAATTCCTCGACATCTACAAGCTGGAAGTCATCCAGATACCGACGAATCTCCCCATGGTCCGCGACGACCGGGCCGACCTGGTGTTCAAGGACGGCGCCCAGAAGCTTACGGCCGTCGTGGACGAGATCCTGGAGATGAACAAGCAGGGCCGCCCGGTGCTGGTTGGCACGACCTCCATCGAGAAGTCCGAACAGCTTGCGGGCATCCTCAGGAAACGGGGGATTGCACACGAAGTCCTGAACGCCAAGCAGCACGCCCGCGAGGCCGATATTGTCGCCCAGGCGGGACGGCTCGGCGCGATCACCATCTCCACCAACATGGCCGGCCGCGGCACCGACATCGTGCTCGGCGGAAATCCCGAGGCCCTCGCCCGCTCAAGGATGCCGGCCGGGGCTCCGGACGAAGGTCCCGAGTGGGAGGCCGTGCTCGCCGAGGCGCGCCGGGAGTGCGAGGAGCAGAAGAAGAAGGTCAAGGAACTGGGCGGCCTTCATATCGTCGGCACCGAGCGTCACGAATCCCGCCGCATCGACAACCAGCTCCGCGGCCGCGCAGGCCGGCAGGGCGACCCCGGTTCCAGCCAGTTTTTCCTGTCGCTGGATGACGACCTGCTCCGCATTTTCGGCGGGGAGCGCATCCGCGGATGGATGGAGCGGCTCGGAATGGAGGACGGCGAGGCGATCCAGCATCCCTGGCTTTCCAAGTCCATCGCCAACGCCCAGCAGAAGGTCGAGGCCCGGAACTACGACATCCGCAAGCACCTGCTCAAGTACGACGATGCGCTGAACCGGCAGCGTCTGGTCATCTACTCGCAGCGGCGCGAAATACTCCAGAGCGACAACGTGAACGAGCGGTTCCGGGAAATGGTCCAGGAGACCATCGAGGAACTGGCCGCCGCGCATTGCCCGGAGAACAGCTACGCCCAGGACTGGGATTTCGACGCGATCAACCAGGCGATGAAAGATATCTTCGAGATGTCCACGCCGTTCACCCATGAGCAGGTGGGCGACCTGAGCGTGGACGAGTTCATCGAGCAGCTCCAGGCGACCGTCGCCGCGCATTATGCCGCACAGGAGGCCGAGATCGGCCCGGAGCGGATGCGCGCCGTCGAACGCCACTTCTGGCTTATCACGCTGGACTCCCTCTGGAAGGAACAGCTCATCAACATGGACCACCTCAAGGAAGGGGTGGGGCTCCGGGGGTACGGTCAGCAGGACCCGGTGATGGTGTACAAGCAGGAAGCGTTCAACATGTTCAGCGCCCTGCTGGCGGGCATCCAGAGCGAGACGGTGACCAACGTGTTCAGGTGGGCTGCCCAGCAGGTCGAACTGGTCCGCAAGGCGAAAGAACTCAGCGTCCCGGCCGCGGAGATGCAGCAGCGCATGGCGCAGGGTGCGGCCCCGGAGGATCTCGAAAAGGATCTCGATGCCCGGGCAGCCCAGGTGCGCCGCCTCCAGTTCGTCCACCAGAGCGCGCCTACGAGCGGCGCCGGCGGGGAGAGCGGACGGCCCGCGGCCCGCAAGGCGGCCATCAGGCAGGTCCGCCAGCAGCGGATCGAGCAGGCGGGCGGGTCGGTGGTGCCACAGAAGCGCGAGGCCCCGAAAATCGGCCGCAACGATCCCTGCTGGTGCGGGAGCGGGAAGAAATACAAGAATTGCCACTGGGACGAGGACCGTCGCCGCGGCCTGGACAAGTCCGCTTGA
- a CDS encoding alpha/beta hydrolase, with protein sequence MVLPGQFLERMVVIPEGELHLEGLYHRGERQPVVIAPPHPQYGGSMDSPVLNEMAYAFYRLKHASLRFNFKGVGASQGGMTGDPDSAVEDYRAVVSQAVLNSPGFEKVIAAGYSYGAHVALLTSQADPRVEKLLLVAPPIRLMDFSALRETGLETHIIAAGADDYCPLYRLKDIVNENLEHLHLYVIEMADHFFSRGLGQIGTVIREVFAPDGEIIMNDRGDGL encoded by the coding sequence ATGGTCCTGCCCGGACAGTTTCTGGAGCGGATGGTGGTGATCCCCGAAGGGGAACTCCATCTGGAAGGGCTCTATCACCGTGGCGAGCGGCAGCCGGTGGTGATCGCTCCGCCGCATCCGCAGTATGGCGGCTCGATGGATTCACCGGTCCTCAACGAGATGGCCTACGCCTTCTACCGGCTGAAGCACGCGAGCCTGCGGTTCAACTTCAAGGGTGTCGGCGCGAGCCAGGGCGGGATGACCGGGGATCCGGACTCTGCCGTCGAGGATTACCGGGCCGTGGTGAGCCAGGCGGTCCTGAACTCCCCCGGTTTCGAGAAGGTGATCGCCGCCGGGTACAGCTACGGGGCGCATGTGGCGCTTCTCACCTCGCAGGCCGATCCGCGGGTGGAGAAACTGCTGCTCGTCGCCCCCCCCATCCGGCTGATGGACTTTTCGGCGCTGAGGGAAACCGGACTTGAGACCCACATCATCGCCGCCGGAGCCGATGACTACTGCCCGCTTTACCGGCTCAAGGATATCGTCAATGAGAATCTGGAGCATCTGCACCTGTATGTGATCGAGATGGCGGACCACTTTTTCAGCCGGGGTCTCGGCCAGATCGGCACTGTCATCCGCGAGGTGTTCGCGCCTGACGGCGAAATCATCATGAATGACCGTGGCGATGGCCTGTGA